A region of Litorilinea aerophila DNA encodes the following proteins:
- a CDS encoding cation diffusion facilitator family transporter has protein sequence MDRNYAAIQRVLMITLALNVVATLAKLAVGFLTGALSLIADGLDTLFDGLSNVVGLVAVRVSSRPPDREHPYGHRKFETLAALLIASALFVTAWELARSAVERLLEPPTPVVNQWSVAALVFSGLVQGLTGWWELRRAQALNSEVLRADARHTLASIGVSVAVLGGLGLVRLGYVWADPLMALLVAGVILKIGIDTVRENIPALVDRAPLEPENIAAVVAGVEGVRSFHRIRSRGPADNVAIDLHVRVSPHLSMQDANAIADEVRRRLLALPGVGDVTVHAEAEREADSAMDLYTAANLAAQELGIVLHEWWVQSIDGEQSLHLHVGVDPNLTLAEAHERVDQLERTILERQPHIAAVYSHIELANSEVLPSARVSSGLQRRIAEAIARAARQVGQVQHPHDIQVRQVEGRLFISLEAYVPGDLSIAEAHELSTRLQEAIRAQVPNVGEVLIHLEPLEAMEAVEAEATPAAGEG, from the coding sequence ATGGACCGCAATTACGCTGCCATCCAGCGGGTGTTGATGATCACCCTGGCACTTAATGTAGTGGCCACCCTGGCCAAACTGGCCGTTGGCTTCCTCACCGGCGCCCTGAGCCTGATTGCCGACGGTCTGGACACCCTCTTTGACGGCCTCTCCAACGTGGTGGGTCTGGTCGCGGTCCGGGTCAGTAGCCGGCCGCCGGATCGGGAACACCCCTACGGCCACCGCAAGTTTGAGACCCTGGCCGCGCTCCTCATCGCCTCTGCCCTCTTCGTCACTGCCTGGGAGCTGGCCCGCAGCGCGGTGGAACGACTGCTGGAGCCCCCCACCCCCGTGGTCAACCAGTGGAGTGTGGCCGCCCTGGTCTTCTCCGGCCTGGTGCAGGGGCTCACCGGCTGGTGGGAACTGCGGCGGGCCCAGGCACTGAACAGCGAGGTCCTGCGGGCCGATGCCCGCCACACCCTGGCCAGCATCGGCGTCAGCGTGGCCGTGCTGGGCGGGTTGGGCCTGGTCCGGCTGGGCTACGTCTGGGCCGACCCCCTCATGGCCCTGCTGGTGGCCGGCGTCATCCTCAAAATCGGCATTGACACCGTGCGGGAAAATATCCCCGCCCTGGTGGACCGGGCGCCCCTGGAGCCGGAGAACATCGCCGCGGTGGTGGCCGGCGTGGAAGGCGTGCGCAGCTTCCACCGCATCCGCAGCCGGGGCCCGGCCGACAACGTGGCCATCGACCTCCACGTGCGGGTATCGCCCCACCTCTCCATGCAGGATGCCAACGCCATCGCCGACGAAGTGCGCCGCCGCCTGTTGGCTCTCCCCGGTGTGGGGGACGTCACCGTCCACGCCGAGGCAGAACGGGAGGCAGACAGCGCCATGGACCTGTACACCGCGGCCAACCTGGCTGCCCAGGAGCTGGGCATCGTCCTCCACGAGTGGTGGGTCCAGTCCATCGACGGTGAGCAGAGCCTCCACCTGCACGTGGGAGTGGACCCGAACCTGACCCTGGCGGAGGCCCACGAGCGGGTGGACCAGCTGGAGCGGACCATTCTGGAGCGGCAGCCCCACATCGCCGCGGTCTATTCCCACATCGAGCTGGCCAATTCGGAAGTTCTGCCCAGCGCCCGGGTCAGCAGTGGACTCCAGCGGCGTATTGCCGAGGCCATCGCCCGGGCAGCCCGACAGGTGGGCCAGGTCCAGCACCCCCACGACATCCAGGTCCGCCAGGTGGAGGGGCGACTGTTCATCAGCCTGGAAGCCTACGTACCCGGCGATCTGTCCATCGCCGAGGCCCACGAGCTGAGCACCCGGCTCCAGGAAGCCATCCGGGCCCAGGTGCCCAATGTGGGGGAAGTGCTGATCCACCTGGAGCCGCTGGAAGCCATGGAGGCCGTGGAGGCGGAGGCCACGCCCGCTGCGGGGGAGGGCTAA
- a CDS encoding 3-hydroxyacyl-CoA dehydrogenase/enoyl-CoA hydratase family protein: protein MPYGIERATVIGAGTMGAAIAGHLANAGIPVTLLDIVPTELTPEEEAAGLTLEHPQVRNRIVRAGFERMVNASPSNLFSKALAARIELGNVEDDWERAVGRSDWIIEAIVERPGPKQALMARLDATAPATAIISSNTSGIPIHILAQDRSPEFKRRFLGTHFFNPPRYLHLLEVIPHGETDPAVVNRMRQFAENVLGKGVVVCKDTPNFIANRLLTFIQCDILEYAIQEGYTVEEVDLLTGTLLGRPRTATFRLNDVIGLDVLVLVTENLYPMIPHDEEREILRAPLGSAVLKTLLAHDLLGAKRGQGFYKTVVDEQGNKHFWGLDLRRAAHEGVVDYLPPQQPRWESVEAARRLPLPERLRALVNADDRAGALIWHTLSRTLAYASRRIPEIADSLVDVDNVMRWGFAWEMGPFEIWDALGVAETAERMEREGTPVAPWVREMLEKGHKTFYSHQGMMRTAYSPRSKAYTPIQENERVLRIPEIKRCHRTLAENDSATLVNMGDGVMLLEFHSKMNALDPLIFQVMQAALERLHGDAAGLVIGNEGPHFSVGANLVLLGNAAQSGRWDELEQMLKVGQDTLMALRTAPKPVVAAPFQRVLGGGVEVCMATDRVTAHAETYMGLVEVSVGIVPGWGGCKEMVRRHVSPHMHATNVNPLPYLRQVFETIGFARVSTSALEAQELGYLSPQDRIVMNRDHLLYEAQREVLWMADTGYRPPVVQGNVYAAGRDALASMRIEIYSLQQAGYISEHDAKIADRLAYVLCGGELSRPTWMDEQYFLDLEREAILSLAGEEKTQARIWHMLQHGKPLRN from the coding sequence ATGCCGTACGGAATCGAACGAGCCACCGTCATCGGCGCCGGCACCATGGGCGCGGCCATCGCCGGCCATCTGGCCAACGCCGGCATCCCGGTCACCCTGCTGGACATCGTCCCCACCGAGTTGACCCCTGAAGAAGAAGCCGCCGGCCTCACCCTGGAGCATCCCCAGGTGCGCAACCGCATTGTGCGGGCCGGCTTTGAACGGATGGTGAACGCCAGCCCCAGCAACCTCTTCAGCAAAGCCCTGGCCGCCCGCATCGAGCTGGGCAATGTGGAGGATGACTGGGAGCGGGCCGTGGGCCGAAGCGACTGGATCATCGAAGCCATCGTGGAGCGGCCCGGCCCCAAACAGGCCCTGATGGCCCGGCTGGACGCCACCGCCCCGGCCACGGCCATCATCAGCAGCAACACCTCGGGCATCCCCATCCACATCCTGGCCCAGGATCGCAGCCCCGAGTTCAAACGCCGCTTCCTGGGCACCCATTTCTTCAACCCACCCCGCTACCTCCACCTGCTGGAGGTGATCCCCCACGGGGAGACAGACCCGGCGGTGGTGAACCGGATGCGCCAGTTCGCGGAAAATGTGCTGGGCAAGGGCGTGGTCGTCTGCAAGGACACGCCCAACTTCATCGCCAACCGGCTGCTCACCTTCATCCAGTGTGACATCCTGGAGTATGCCATCCAGGAAGGGTACACGGTGGAAGAGGTGGATCTGCTCACCGGCACCCTGCTGGGGCGACCCCGCACCGCCACCTTCCGCCTCAACGACGTCATCGGCCTCGACGTTCTGGTCCTGGTCACCGAGAACCTCTACCCCATGATCCCCCACGACGAAGAGCGGGAGATCCTGCGCGCCCCCCTGGGCAGCGCAGTGCTGAAGACCCTGCTGGCCCACGACCTGCTGGGCGCCAAACGAGGACAGGGCTTCTACAAAACGGTGGTAGATGAACAGGGCAATAAACACTTTTGGGGGCTGGACCTGCGCCGGGCCGCGCACGAAGGCGTGGTCGACTACCTGCCGCCCCAGCAGCCCCGCTGGGAGAGCGTCGAGGCCGCCCGGCGGCTTCCCTTGCCGGAACGGCTGCGGGCCCTGGTCAACGCCGATGACCGGGCCGGCGCCCTCATCTGGCACACCCTCTCCCGCACCCTGGCCTACGCCTCCCGGCGCATCCCCGAGATCGCGGACAGCCTGGTGGATGTGGACAACGTGATGCGGTGGGGTTTCGCCTGGGAGATGGGCCCGTTTGAGATCTGGGATGCCCTGGGCGTGGCCGAGACGGCAGAGCGGATGGAGCGGGAAGGCACCCCGGTGGCGCCCTGGGTTCGGGAGATGCTGGAGAAAGGGCACAAAACCTTCTACAGCCACCAGGGGATGATGCGCACCGCCTACAGCCCCCGCAGCAAGGCGTACACCCCCATCCAGGAAAACGAGCGGGTGCTGCGCATCCCGGAGATCAAGCGCTGCCACCGCACCCTGGCCGAAAACGACTCGGCCACCCTGGTCAACATGGGCGACGGCGTGATGTTGCTGGAATTCCACAGCAAGATGAACGCGCTGGATCCCCTCATCTTCCAGGTGATGCAGGCCGCGCTGGAGCGCCTCCACGGCGATGCAGCAGGCCTGGTCATCGGCAACGAAGGGCCTCACTTTTCCGTGGGCGCCAACCTGGTGCTCCTGGGCAACGCGGCCCAATCCGGCCGTTGGGACGAGCTGGAGCAGATGCTGAAGGTGGGGCAGGATACCCTCATGGCCCTGCGCACCGCGCCTAAACCGGTGGTGGCGGCCCCCTTCCAGCGGGTGTTGGGCGGCGGCGTGGAAGTCTGCATGGCCACGGACCGGGTCACCGCCCACGCCGAAACCTACATGGGCCTGGTGGAGGTGAGCGTGGGCATCGTCCCCGGCTGGGGCGGCTGCAAGGAGATGGTCCGCCGCCACGTCAGCCCCCACATGCACGCCACCAACGTCAACCCCCTGCCCTACCTGCGCCAGGTCTTCGAGACCATCGGCTTCGCCAGGGTCTCCACCTCGGCGCTGGAGGCCCAGGAGCTGGGCTACCTGTCGCCCCAGGACCGCATCGTCATGAACCGGGATCATTTGCTCTACGAAGCCCAACGGGAGGTGCTCTGGATGGCGGACACCGGCTACCGGCCGCCCGTGGTCCAGGGCAACGTCTACGCCGCGGGCCGGGATGCCCTGGCCAGCATGCGCATCGAGATCTACTCCCTGCAGCAGGCCGGCTACATCAGCGAGCACGACGCCAAGATCGCCGACCGGCTGGCCTACGTCCTCTGTGGCGGGGAGCTGAGCCGGCCCACCTGGATGGACGAGCAGTACTTCCTGGACCTGGAGCGGGAAGCCATCCTCAGTCTGGCCGGGGAAGAGAAAACCCAGGCGCGGATCTGGCACATGCTGCAGCACGGCAAGCCGCTGCGCAACTGA
- a CDS encoding thiolase family protein has product MGNAVIVAAARTAVGKAPRGSLHTVRPDDMAAAVIQAVIQRAGIDPKEVEDVILGCAFPEAEQGMNVARIAVLRAGLPETVAGQTVNRFCSSGLQTIATAAQQIMAGMGDVIIAGGVESMSMVPMIGHKFMANPTLAQEHPGVYLGMGLTAENLARKYGISREDQDAFALRSHRRAAAAQDAGKFDAEIVPLPVTVRAGNGSQVEETQFIFDKDEGIRRDTSAEALARLRPVFHARGTITAGNSSQTSDGAAAVLLMREEKARALGLKPLARFVSFAVAGVAPELMGIGPVAAVPKALGYAGMSLADMDLIELNEAFAAQALAVIRELGMDEERTNVNGGAIALGHPLGCTGAKLTVQILHELARRDGQFGLVTMCIGGGMGAAGIFERLN; this is encoded by the coding sequence ATGGGAAACGCAGTGATCGTTGCCGCTGCCCGCACGGCCGTGGGCAAGGCACCCCGGGGAAGCCTGCACACCGTCCGCCCGGACGACATGGCCGCGGCTGTAATCCAGGCCGTCATCCAGCGGGCCGGCATTGACCCAAAGGAAGTGGAGGACGTGATCCTGGGCTGTGCCTTCCCCGAGGCCGAGCAGGGCATGAACGTGGCCCGCATCGCGGTGTTGCGGGCTGGCCTGCCCGAGACGGTGGCCGGCCAGACGGTGAACCGCTTCTGCTCCAGTGGCCTGCAGACCATCGCCACCGCAGCCCAGCAGATCATGGCCGGCATGGGAGATGTGATCATCGCCGGGGGCGTGGAGAGCATGTCCATGGTGCCCATGATCGGCCACAAGTTCATGGCCAACCCGACCCTGGCCCAGGAGCACCCGGGCGTCTACCTGGGCATGGGCCTGACGGCGGAAAACCTGGCCCGCAAGTACGGCATCTCCCGGGAAGACCAGGACGCCTTCGCCCTGCGCAGCCACCGACGGGCCGCGGCCGCCCAGGATGCCGGCAAGTTTGACGCCGAAATCGTGCCCCTGCCGGTGACGGTCCGCGCCGGGAACGGCAGCCAGGTGGAGGAGACCCAATTCATTTTCGACAAAGATGAAGGCATCCGCCGGGACACCTCGGCCGAAGCCCTGGCCCGGCTGCGGCCGGTCTTCCACGCGCGGGGGACCATCACCGCGGGCAACAGCAGCCAGACCAGCGACGGTGCAGCCGCGGTGCTCCTCATGCGGGAGGAGAAGGCCCGGGCCCTGGGCTTGAAGCCCCTGGCCCGCTTCGTGAGCTTTGCCGTGGCCGGGGTCGCGCCCGAGCTCATGGGCATCGGGCCGGTGGCGGCGGTGCCCAAGGCGCTGGGCTACGCCGGCATGAGCCTGGCCGACATGGATCTCATTGAGCTCAACGAGGCCTTCGCCGCCCAGGCCCTGGCCGTCATCCGGGAGCTGGGGATGGACGAAGAGCGGACCAACGTCAACGGCGGCGCCATCGCGCTGGGCCATCCCCTGGGCTGCACCGGTGCCAAGCTGACCGTCCAGATCCTCCACGAACTGGCGCGCCGGGATGGACAGTTCGGCCTGGTGACCATGTGCATCGGCGGGGGCATGGGCGCAGCCGGCATCTTCGAGCGCCTGAACTGA
- a CDS encoding quinone oxidoreductase family protein, which yields MKAIRVHETGGPEVLQYEEVPTPEPGEGEVRVRLEAAGLNYIDVYHRMGLYPLQPPFIPGQEGAGVVDAIGPGVTGFQVGDRVAYTLQSQSYAEYVVVPAWKLVHVPEGVSTQEAAAVMLQGLTAHYLVRSTYPLKEGERALIHAAAGGVGQLLVQMAKLCGAWVVGTVSTEEKAQLAREAGADEVIRYTEQDFEAEVKRLTDGAGVHVVYDSVGKTTFDKGLNCLRPRGYMVLFGQASGPVPPFDPQILNQKGSLFLTRPSLGAYVQNREELLARCDEMFGWMAEGRLRVRIDRTFPLAQAADAHRYIEARQTKGKVLLIP from the coding sequence ATGAAAGCCATTCGAGTGCATGAGACCGGAGGACCAGAAGTCCTGCAGTACGAAGAGGTGCCCACGCCGGAACCAGGCGAGGGGGAAGTGCGGGTTCGGCTGGAGGCCGCGGGCCTCAACTACATCGACGTCTATCATCGGATGGGCCTCTACCCCTTGCAGCCGCCCTTCATCCCCGGCCAGGAGGGCGCCGGCGTGGTGGACGCGATCGGACCGGGGGTGACGGGCTTCCAGGTGGGCGATCGGGTGGCCTACACCCTCCAGTCCCAGTCCTACGCGGAATATGTGGTCGTACCGGCCTGGAAACTGGTCCACGTTCCCGAGGGCGTGTCCACCCAGGAGGCGGCCGCCGTGATGTTGCAGGGGCTGACCGCCCACTACCTGGTCCGCAGCACCTACCCCCTGAAGGAAGGGGAGCGAGCCCTGATCCATGCGGCAGCCGGCGGCGTGGGTCAGCTGCTGGTGCAGATGGCCAAGCTGTGCGGCGCCTGGGTGGTGGGCACCGTCTCCACGGAAGAGAAGGCTCAACTGGCCCGGGAGGCCGGCGCGGACGAGGTCATCCGCTACACGGAGCAGGACTTTGAAGCGGAGGTAAAGCGATTGACCGACGGCGCGGGCGTCCATGTGGTCTACGACTCCGTAGGCAAGACCACCTTCGACAAGGGGCTCAACTGCCTGCGCCCCCGGGGCTACATGGTCCTCTTCGGCCAGGCCAGCGGCCCCGTCCCGCCCTTCGATCCCCAGATCCTCAACCAGAAGGGCTCCCTCTTCCTGACCCGGCCCAGCCTGGGCGCCTATGTCCAGAACCGGGAAGAGCTGCTGGCCCGCTGCGACGAGATGTTCGGCTGGATGGCCGAGGGCAGGCTGCGGGTCCGCATCGACCGCACCTTCCCCCTGGCCCAGGCCGCGGACGCCCATCGCTACATCGAAGCCCGCCAGACCAAGGGCAAAGTGCTGTTGATCCCGTAA
- a CDS encoding PPC domain-containing DNA-binding protein → MRIESGTIKRLHVVHLNPGDDILLSLQEAVRQKNIRHGVILGAIGSVTSYHFHVVASTDLPPAELYPRREGAYDIATMTGFIFNGRIHCHIIFSDDKIAFGGHLEEGCKVLTFNVVPIAEVEEMDLTDFDTMEPLN, encoded by the coding sequence ATGCGCATCGAAAGCGGCACCATCAAACGCCTGCATGTGGTCCACCTGAACCCCGGCGACGACATCCTCCTCTCCCTGCAGGAAGCCGTGCGCCAGAAGAACATCCGCCACGGGGTGATCCTGGGCGCCATCGGCTCCGTCACCAGCTACCACTTCCACGTGGTGGCCAGCACCGACCTGCCGCCGGCCGAACTCTACCCCCGGCGGGAGGGCGCCTACGACATCGCCACCATGACCGGCTTCATCTTCAACGGCCGCATCCACTGCCACATCATCTTCTCCGACGACAAGATCGCCTTCGGCGGGCACCTGGAAGAGGGCTGCAAGGTGCTGACCTTCAACGTGGTGCCCATTGCCGAGGTGGAGGAGATGGACCTGACCGACTTTGATACCATGGAACCTCTGAATTAA
- a CDS encoding 2-hydroxy-3-oxopropionate reductase — protein MSNGVTVGFIGLGIMGAPMAHNVLKAGFPLVVFDLMEEAMAPLVAAGATAGSSPRSVAEAADVVLLCLPDSGDVQAALAGPNGVFEGVNPGQILVDMSSISPVVARELAAAAAARDVVLLDAPVSGGQAGAVAGTLSIMVGGDAQALEQVKPILQAMGKTIVHVGGPGAGQVAKVCNQIVIAVTIEAVAEALVLAARAGVDPALVREALLGGYAYSRVLEGHGERFLQHHFEPGFKTRLQVKDLNIALETGRSYGVPLLGTALVHQLYMSLMARGKGEADHAILVTLLEELAGQALDQARPQ, from the coding sequence ATGTCCAACGGGGTAACAGTGGGTTTCATCGGCCTGGGCATCATGGGCGCGCCCATGGCCCACAACGTCCTGAAGGCAGGCTTTCCCCTGGTGGTCTTCGACCTGATGGAGGAAGCCATGGCGCCCCTGGTGGCGGCCGGTGCCACGGCTGGGTCATCCCCCCGGAGCGTAGCCGAAGCCGCCGATGTGGTCCTCCTCTGCCTGCCGGACTCGGGGGATGTCCAGGCGGCCCTGGCTGGACCCAACGGCGTCTTCGAAGGGGTCAACCCTGGGCAAATCCTGGTGGATATGAGCAGCATCTCGCCGGTGGTGGCCCGGGAGCTGGCTGCGGCCGCCGCGGCGCGGGACGTGGTCCTGCTGGATGCGCCCGTCTCTGGGGGGCAGGCCGGCGCGGTGGCCGGCACCCTGTCCATCATGGTAGGCGGCGACGCCCAGGCCCTGGAACAGGTGAAGCCCATTCTCCAGGCCATGGGCAAGACCATCGTCCATGTTGGTGGGCCCGGCGCCGGCCAGGTAGCCAAGGTTTGCAATCAGATCGTCATCGCGGTGACCATTGAAGCGGTGGCCGAGGCGCTGGTGCTGGCCGCCCGGGCCGGGGTAGATCCGGCGCTGGTGCGGGAGGCGCTGCTGGGTGGCTACGCCTACAGCCGGGTGCTGGAAGGGCACGGTGAACGCTTCCTCCAGCACCACTTCGAACCCGGCTTCAAGACCCGGCTCCAGGTGAAAGACCTGAACATCGCCCTGGAAACGGGGCGATCCTATGGCGTGCCCCTGTTGGGCACCGCCCTGGTCCACCAGCTTTACATGTCCCTGATGGCCCGGGGCAAGGGAGAGGCAGACCACGCCATCCTGGTCACCCTGCTGGAAGAGCTGGCGGGCCAGGCCCTGGACCAGGCCCGCCCCCAGTAG
- a CDS encoding DUF2283 domain-containing protein produces the protein MDESAMVESEEIRPGVILDYDASDNVVGIEILGLSQRVPAEMLKSLQFETV, from the coding sequence CTGGATGAATCGGCGATGGTCGAGTCTGAAGAAATCAGACCAGGCGTGATCCTGGACTATGATGCCAGCGATAACGTGGTTGGCATTGAGATTCTGGGCCTGAGTCAACGTGTCCCAGCGGAAATGTTAAAAAGCTTGCAATTTGAGACGGTATAA
- the def gene encoding peptide deformylase, translating into MAVRNIVHAGDPNDAVLYQRAARVRNFGPELHQLLDDMLETLRAAPGVGLAAPQIGVGLRVTVVEYPEDEEDPENTLRVYELINPEIIKARGSETAQEGCLSLPGLAADVERATYVLVRAQDRHGKEFRIKAYDWLARIFQHEIDHLHGILMTDRAQQIYRVQQNEAGEVEMVPIERSLAPRSTVR; encoded by the coding sequence ATGGCTGTTCGGAACATTGTACATGCAGGCGACCCCAACGACGCGGTGCTCTACCAGCGGGCCGCCCGGGTGCGCAACTTCGGCCCGGAGCTCCACCAACTGCTGGATGACATGCTGGAGACGTTGCGGGCGGCGCCGGGCGTCGGGCTGGCGGCCCCCCAGATCGGGGTAGGCCTGCGGGTGACGGTGGTGGAATATCCGGAAGACGAAGAGGATCCTGAAAACACCTTGCGGGTCTACGAGTTGATCAACCCGGAAATCATCAAAGCCCGGGGATCAGAGACGGCCCAGGAGGGATGCCTCAGCCTGCCCGGCCTGGCCGCCGATGTGGAACGGGCCACGTATGTGCTGGTGCGCGCCCAGGACCGGCACGGCAAGGAGTTCCGCATCAAGGCCTACGACTGGCTGGCCCGGATCTTCCAGCATGAGATCGATCACCTCCACGGCATCCTCATGACCGACCGGGCCCAACAGATCTACCGGGTCCAACAGAATGAAGCGGGCGAAGTGGAGATGGTGCCCATTGAACGGTCCCTGGCGCCCCGCTCCACCGTGAGATGA
- a CDS encoding helix-turn-helix domain-containing protein — MLRERREAIGISLAEVEAATRIRQKYLSALESDDWHLLPGEVVGRGFLRNYAEYLGLDGNEVLELRRQAVDVSLAAALANTSAGTSLPPERQVDYRPKEVDLKDEPDGIPRSEIRLGPFLVGLALVALVFLGWWGISRLSGPIGALWTGARERTAQVLSGPEATPTTVVAGVVNAQNITPPGGGQGEGAGGDAGSQAGGLGGAAPVLVPTDTPTPTAPAAPVVQDAPADTPTPVPPTPTFTPVPPTPTFTPEPALPTDTPTPEPLPVVAPACPDPRAVITAPGVNQVVNGVIGVMGTAVHEQFQYYKLEYAEGANAAGGFIYFAGANGPVNGGLLGSLDTRALPNGAYTIQLTVVDQTGNFPPPCQVSVVIQN, encoded by the coding sequence ATGCTGCGGGAGCGCCGGGAAGCCATTGGCATCTCCCTGGCAGAGGTGGAGGCGGCGACCCGTATTCGTCAAAAATACCTGTCGGCCCTGGAGTCCGACGACTGGCACCTCCTGCCTGGGGAAGTGGTGGGGCGCGGCTTTCTGCGCAACTATGCCGAGTACCTGGGCCTGGACGGCAATGAGGTCCTGGAGCTGCGGCGCCAGGCTGTGGACGTGTCCCTGGCGGCCGCCCTGGCCAATACCAGCGCCGGTACCTCCCTGCCGCCGGAGCGCCAGGTGGACTACCGGCCGAAGGAAGTCGACCTGAAGGACGAGCCAGACGGGATCCCTCGCAGCGAGATTCGGCTGGGGCCATTCCTGGTGGGTCTGGCCCTGGTGGCGTTGGTCTTCCTGGGGTGGTGGGGCATCAGCCGGTTGAGCGGCCCCATTGGCGCCTTGTGGACTGGGGCCCGGGAGCGCACGGCCCAGGTGCTGTCGGGGCCCGAAGCCACACCCACGACGGTGGTGGCCGGCGTGGTGAACGCCCAAAACATCACCCCGCCCGGGGGAGGCCAGGGCGAGGGAGCGGGCGGAGATGCCGGGAGCCAGGCCGGCGGCCTGGGTGGGGCTGCGCCCGTCCTGGTTCCGACCGACACGCCCACGCCCACTGCACCGGCGGCGCCCGTCGTTCAGGATGCACCCGCGGACACACCGACCCCCGTGCCGCCCACGCCTACCTTTACGCCGGTCCCGCCCACGCCCACCTTCACGCCGGAGCCGGCCCTGCCCACCGATACACCCACGCCGGAACCGCTGCCGGTGGTTGCGCCGGCCTGCCCGGATCCTCGGGCGGTGATCACGGCGCCAGGGGTGAACCAGGTGGTGAACGGGGTCATCGGTGTGATGGGGACCGCGGTCCACGAGCAGTTCCAGTATTACAAGCTGGAGTACGCGGAAGGGGCCAACGCGGCCGGCGGTTTCATCTATTTCGCTGGGGCCAACGGCCCGGTGAACGGCGGCCTGTTGGGCAGCCTGGATACCCGAGCCTTGCCCAACGGCGCCTACACCATCCAGCTGACGGTGGTGGACCAGACGGGCAATTTCCCGCCACCCTGTCAGGTGTCGGTGGTAATCCAGAACTGA
- a CDS encoding N-acetylmuramoyl-L-alanine amidase family protein: MRRNTLLRLQRLLTLVSLAALLAILATVARIAGFGLPGLDGVPPQGLVPAAFDRQVALVSGHAGFDSGAVCTDPEGNVTVTEAEVNARITGLAAERLRRAGADVLVLDEYDPRLQGLAADVLLSLHADSCIQASGYKAAYPPGSPIAATNQRLLACLDEHYAPVTGLNLHPNTVTHDMTGYHAFNRINPYTPAAILEMGFLGGDQDLLVGRPRVVARGVADSILCFLQQTGPGS; the protein is encoded by the coding sequence GTGCGCCGCAACACCCTCCTGCGTCTACAACGACTCTTGACCCTGGTCAGCCTGGCGGCCCTCCTGGCCATCCTGGCCACGGTGGCCCGCATCGCCGGCTTCGGCCTGCCCGGGCTGGATGGCGTGCCGCCCCAGGGGCTGGTGCCCGCCGCCTTTGACCGCCAGGTCGCCCTGGTGAGCGGCCACGCGGGCTTCGACTCGGGCGCCGTCTGTACCGACCCGGAGGGAAACGTGACTGTCACCGAAGCCGAGGTGAACGCCCGCATCACCGGGCTGGCCGCCGAACGGCTGCGGCGGGCCGGCGCCGATGTGCTGGTGCTGGATGAGTACGACCCCCGCCTCCAGGGTCTGGCGGCGGACGTCCTCCTGAGCCTCCACGCCGACAGTTGCATCCAGGCCAGCGGATACAAGGCAGCCTACCCCCCTGGGTCGCCCATCGCCGCCACCAACCAGCGCCTGCTGGCCTGCCTGGACGAACACTACGCGCCGGTAACCGGCCTGAACCTGCATCCCAACACGGTCACCCACGACATGACCGGCTACCATGCCTTCAACCGCATCAACCCCTACACGCCCGCCGCCATCCTGGAAATGGGGTTCCTGGGCGGCGACCAGGATCTGCTGGTGGGGCGTCCCCGGGTGGTGGCCCGGGGCGTGGCCGACAGCATCCTCTGTTTCCTCCAGCAGACCGGGCCAGGCTCCTGA